The window GCAGCACAAAGTGCCCCGACCATCGCTAAACTGGCCCAGCTGGCGACCATGACCATCAAAGTGCAGATATCTGAAGCCGACATCAATAACATCAAACCCGGCCAGCAAGCCTGGTTCACCACCTTCTCCGACCCGGATAAACGTTACAACGCCACATTACGCAGCATTGAACTGGCACCCGATACGGTGATGAAAGATGACGCGCTGCCGAATAACAGTGAGAGCGGCAGCACCAGTTCCACCAATGCCGCGGTGTATTACAACGCGCTGCTCGATGTCCCGAATCCCGATAACTCTCTGCGCATCGCCATGACCGCTCAGGTCAACCTGTTGCGCGACTCGGCAAACAACGCGTTATTGATTCCGGTTCAGGCGCGGAAAAAAGACGCTGACGGCAAAAGTTATGTTGAAGTCGCGGGTGAAAACCAGCAGCCAATCAAGCGTTACATCACTACCGGCATTACTGACAACGTGGATATCCAGGTATTAAGTGGATTGCAGGCCGGAGAAAAAGTCATTCTGGCCACTCAGCCTACTGGAGCAGACAAGGTGGTGATGTGAATATCATCGAGCTGAAAAATATTACGCGGTCATACCTGTTTGGTTCGCAATCCCTCAGCGTATTGAAAGATATCAACCTGAGCATCGCCAGTGGAGAAATGGTGGCGATCATTGGCCCGTCCGGCTCGGGCAAGTCAACGCTGCTTAATATCCTTGGCTGTCTGGATGCGGCAGACAGTGGTGAATATCGGCTCGGCGGACAAAATATCGCCAGCCTGTCTGCAGATGCACTGGCAAAGGTCCGACGTGAACATATCGGTTTTATTTTCCAGCGTTATCATCTGATGCCGGATCTGAATGCCCTGAGTAATGTTGAAATTCCGTCTATCTACGCGAATGCCGAGGGAAAATCCCGCCGTGCACGAGCGAGTGAGCTGCTGGAACGTCTGGGGCTGCACGGACGGGAACACCATAAACCAGGGGAACTTTCCGGTGGCCAGCAACAACGCGTCAGTATCGCCCGTGCGTTAATCAATGGCGCAGAGATTATTCTGGCGGATGAACCCACCGGTGCGCTGGATTCCCGTTCCGGGGAGGAAGTGTTACGCATACTCAGCGATCTTAACCGTGAAGGTCATACGGTCATCATTGTGACGCATGATATGAAAGTCGCGCAGCACGCTGATCGCATCATAGAAATCCAGGATGGATCGATTGTGGCTGATAGTGGCCGAGCCACTAAGGCGACACATTCCCGTTATCATCCCTCTGCCACGGAAAGCCAGAGCAAATGGCGCGGATTGTACGATCGGTTGCGCGAATCACTGCGCATGGCGCTGCATGCGATGAACGCACATCGTCTGCGCACTTCACTGACCATGACCGGCATCATTTTTGGTATCGCCGCCGTGGTGACGGTTGTCGCGCTGGGGCAAGGTGCGCGGCAAAGTACGCTGGAGAGTATTCAGGGACTGGGTACCAATGTAGTGACGATCTACGCCGGGGGAGATTTCGTTGAGGATGAAACACAACCGACGAAAACACTGGTGATGTCCGATGTGCAGGCGATTGCCCGACAACAATTTGTTGCCGCCGTCAGCCCGGAAATGATGTCCACTCAGCCCATTCGTTATCTTGCCAATGCTTCGAAAGCCACGGTCTATGGCGTAGGTAAGGATTATTTCAGCATTCAGGGAATTAAGATCACGGAAGGCAATAATTTCTCAGATGAGCTTCATGCGAGTCAGGAAATCATCATAGATGAAAATACGCGCAATAAACTGTTTGGCGA is drawn from Pantoea cypripedii and contains these coding sequences:
- a CDS encoding MacB family efflux pump subunit, which encodes MNIIELKNITRSYLFGSQSLSVLKDINLSIASGEMVAIIGPSGSGKSTLLNILGCLDAADSGEYRLGGQNIASLSADALAKVRREHIGFIFQRYHLMPDLNALSNVEIPSIYANAEGKSRRARASELLERLGLHGREHHKPGELSGGQQQRVSIARALINGAEIILADEPTGALDSRSGEEVLRILSDLNREGHTVIIVTHDMKVAQHADRIIEIQDGSIVADSGRATKATHSRYHPSATESQSKWRGLYDRLRESLRMALHAMNAHRLRTSLTMTGIIFGIAAVVTVVALGQGARQSTLESIQGLGTNVVTIYAGGDFVEDETQPTKTLVMSDVQAIARQQFVAAVSPEMMSTQPIRYLANASKATVYGVGKDYFSIQGIKITEGNNFSDELHASQEIIIDENTRNKLFGDKPDSAIGKMIILGSVPVRVVGVAKLNDGANPNRLNVWLPWSTMMYRITGQTALTSFSIKLQEDIASGPAVAALSEILTARHRVKDFLVFNRDKYRQAIENAAATLTLLILMVAAIALTIGSIGVMNIMLVSVTERMHEIGVRMAVGARRGDIMQQFMIEAVLVCLVGGVLGVGLSLAIGPLVSLLAGGLLTAIYSWESAATAFICSTVIGMIFGYLPARKAARMDPVTALTSE